The genomic segment gagctgtttagtcaggtatagtaaagcattttacagaataaatatagtgttctagcttgcactattgtggctaatctattggcaataaactgctttggtagctttccttctcctttaatgctgaaGTGTAACCGTGTGCAGGGAGGCCCCGCTCATACTGAGCTTTTCTGATTTGGTGAAACCACATGACGTCAGATTGGTGTAGAGTCTAACAGGCATAGTTACGAGGGGCACAGGCTGACTTCAACCCGTCTGTGTCCTGACAACACCACCCTGATACACACAGTCACCCCAGCTCTGAGCTTCGCAACTCCCACCTGATTGTTGACGCCTGCAGACTGTCTCCAACGTGCAGCAAGTTGTACGTGTGCCACATGTCTTCTGCCTCTTCAGGGATCAACGTCACCTGCCTACAAACATTGGCATGTCAGAAGCTTGCAGACAATTATTCCTCCAGTCCATACCCCGGCCTCTCCCAGGCTTCATAGCTAATACACGTCTTAAAGCCATCGGGGCAGTTACTTAGAAGGACCAAAGAACAATTCGTTTTGAGCAGCCAACTACAAAATGGAAGCAAGATGTGACTGACAGTTGAGACGCACATATATATCACTATGTCTGAGCCCTGCCCTCGTTGCCCAGCAGCCACACTGTGTCGTGCCCAAGCCAAGGAGGAGTTGTCCTACTGTGTCTCTGCTTATATAATACACCCATCATGGCTGCCTTCATTGCTGCAAAGAGCTTTGCTTTCCATGGGGGGAAaccactatatagtgaataaagtatatagtggtttcttgtaaaatataaggatattataagtcaccgaggagtttcatgaccatataaaagtacgaggccgaaggccgagtgtttttatacaggtgatggaactccgaggtaacttctaatatcctcatattttgcaactgggggtactttatttattataatacacaagtttcagtgagacatgtgacagaaatgacatcactactcaccgtttataactgatgacatcactagtcaccgtttataaggatataatttacaggctattcatggcttttgtgtattatatatatatatattgaatcatttcccttttcactgCCCAACTGTCTGGCTCGCTGCCCCTCAGCCCTATCCCTGATGAATTTACTGCCACCTCAGCCCCTGATTGGCTCACTGCCATCTCTCTCCTGCCCCTCAGCCCTATCCCTGTTCAATTCCCCTGACGTCCCTTGTGTTCGGCTAACTGTGCCTCAGACCGGCCCCTCACTACTCTAATGATTCACTGCGCCTCATCCCTGCTTCTCACCAATCTGCCTGGTTTACTGTTTACAACTCTCACCCGGCATTGTCCTTTTCGATGTCTTTCCTTATCAGCTTCATCGCTGCTTGTAATTGCAGCCAAAAGGGCTGCGTTAGCTCACAGCAGGTGTCCGGTTAGAAGTTTGCACATACTACACCACAGTCAGCCGAGCCACTTTAAACATGGCCACCGAAGCCGATTAATCCGCCATCTTTGTACACCAAAAGCGCGGGCTGGAGCGCTAGTTGACGCTCGCGTTCAATACGATTGCAGAAACTTTTCAGAACAGAGCGTAAGCGAAGCTGACACCGGAGAATCGCGTAGTCCTACTTCTACAGGCAGTCTGTCATGGGCACATCCTGGAGTAGCAAGATGGAGTATCCATACATCCTGTCATGCCTGCCAATTCATGAAAGCGGTTAGAATAATTATGAGTCATGAGTAGACTTCCGGGTACGTCGCGCCGTAAACTGCAGGGTGCAGCAATATGGCTGACGTCATGTCACTGAGTGGATAGTCTTTCTATTAAGTCTTGGCAAATTACCTAAATATGTATGCCTTTTTACTTTACACTATGacagatttgttttatttctatcaGACTCCAGCTTGATTAGGTTTGTGACCttctttagaaaacaaaaacactggGGGCTCATTTGTCAACACAGTTAGGCAGTTgcctattgcaaccaatcagtgatcagctttttaaagtcagctgcaagtagaactatgaaagcagcaatctgattggttgccatgggttactgcccagtgtttataaatgcgcCTCAGTGACTTttctatattatttatgtttctttCCCTATTAATGGGAGAACAGTCAAGAGAGTacccgcacaccctggccctACGAGTGTAagagatccctggtgcacagcgaaaatgaggaaacggcaacctcacgAGTCAATGGTAGCGGGAATTCACCAGCACACAGGTAAtacaagcaggttataccttgctagaagtttattgcagcatgcaacgtttcggggttaccccctttatcaagcatgcttgataaagggggtaaccccgaaacgttgcatgctgcaataaacttctagcaaggtataacctgcttgtaTTACCTGTGTGCTGGTGAATTCCCGCTACCatctttccctattaataacattggcatcaagcaacaccTTTACCATGCGCTACATAAAGTAAATGTTTGGGGCCTCTGACACTTAATGAAAGCTTGGAGCATTTTTTGGGCTGAAGAATCTCATTTCTATCTACTTATTGCCCCTCCAAGTGAATTATTTTTGCCCATGGGGCCTTTATCTTTTCTTGCTGCTGTTGCCTCTAGACTGGTGGAGCTGGCCCTCTAGTGGGTGTTAGAGCAATCACAGAGGGACTCCGGCTAAAGCCGGTTATGGTTCAaaagctaacaattccactatcaccccctctccccaggcccggtgctttggggttatcctagattctgccctgtcattcactcctcatatccagtcacttattaaatcatgtcacttccacctaaggaacatatccaaaatacgatcatttatcacccacgACGCTGCctaaattcttattcactctctcatcatatcacgtctagactactgtaactctcttttaattggccttcccctccagagactgtcacctctccagtccataatgaacactgctgcgaggctcatacacctcagcaaccgctcctcctctgcctcgccattctgtcaatccctgcactggcttccgttacctttcagaatcaaattcaaattaatgaccctgacattcaaagcacttcataactttgccccaccctacatctctgaactcatctctatatactcacccaaccgcttactacgctcctctactgacctgctactcaactcttctctcattacctccacattcaagactttgcaagggctgcacccctcctctggaactctctcccacggtctgtccgactttctcccaacctttctgctttcaagaaatctcttaaaacgcacttctttcgagaggcctaccctcactctgcttaactaccaaatacaacaccacatacaacacccacttaattcgatcttgcccactcccacaccttgtgtattatatgctcttttgcatagggccttcctcactttttgtaccggtattgattgtgatgtatgtaactccatatgttctatgtatataattcatgtgatttagttgtataatcacatttactttacagtgcttcacaatatgttggcgctatataaatacatatttaataaaaataaaaaggggagAATGATGCACCAATATAGTCCTGTTTCTCAATTTCATTAGCTAAGGGGTCCCTTACTATAAAGTGAATGTTCAAGGTGATTCCAGGTCAGAGGTTGGACCTACAAGTGCTTGAACTAGAATAGTTTACCAACTGTCTTCTCTAGACTTCAGCACtctatatgattattattattattatttggcaaGGGCCCTCCTTTACTCAAGGTTACAGGCAAGAGACGCAAAGGCTTGGGAGGGGTGAGAATTAGGACAAGTTGTGAGCAGAATTTCCATAATACGAGGAGCAGCTGGGGTGAATCAGGGCATGACCAcacatgcatttgtttttttctttggaagTCAATGTTTCTTCTTGGCAGGGCCTACTGCCCAGGTTACCCTTGGGCTCCACCTTTTAGGGAAGCCATGTTTATTTAGTAGTACAGAGCCCCATGATAACTGATGGTAGCGCTAGTTGTAATGGTCCGTGTCAACCAGGATTGTTCCTGCTATGAGGCATGGTGGGAATCGTGAGCTAAGCCAAGACACTTTGACCCATGGAAAGTACTTCTTTCTGCCACCTCTGCCTATGACCCCCAGACCTACACCAATTTCCCCTGCCCACTTACCCATTCAGGAACTAAAAGAATAAGTGTAGAGTACTCCTTTTATTCATTTTCCAGATCAGAGCCTCCCCAGTTGGACCCTAGGCAGCTGCTGCTTACACCTAGTTCTGACCAAGCCCTtcttaccaggggtggcaaaagcAGCAGCTCTAGAGCAACAATTTTCAGAATgattggtacctggggttttccggataatggatctttctgtaatttgggtcttcataccttaccatgtaaacattaaataaacccaataggcttattttgccgccaataaggattaattatatcttagtttggatcaacaataatctactgttttgttattacagaaaaatgggaaattttaaatttagataaaatggagtacagaaatggcctttctggataacgattcCCATACATTTATTGCAGTAGGGAGCTCTTCAGACAGCCCTGTAAAGGAGAACCACAGAAGTCAGCTACACGGTTTCTGTGCCAATGCTGAATTGCTATGCATTTTCTTTACGCCAGTTCTCTGGTGTTAGCAAATTATGTTAAAGAGTTGGGATCAAAAAACAAGAGACTTTAGAACAAATCTTTAGGCAAGAATGAATCAAAGAGCAACTAATGgagaaagttttatttaaaagtttacaaagttatatataaaaaaaaaaaaagtctgtggcagctaaaaaaaaaatccaagaaacAGACAAGTCTCCACaaatgcgcccccccccccacaaacacacaATACATGCAGTCCAGACATCTGCTGAAGGAACGGATAAATAtgtcccatactgtatataaagagtgAATGCAATTGTCCAAGCCAGCGAGTTATGCCCTTAGACATAGTTCTTGCTGGGGTAGTCACTCCGTGCTGGGCCTGAAGGGGCAGTGTATCTGGCAGAGTAGGGAGCGTCGTTCTTCTTGGGGCAAGAGCAGCACAGGAGGCCTCCACCCAGGAGCATCAGAGCAGAGGAAGCCCACCCTATgtatatggcagctcccagttCTCTCTTCTGAGCCTCCACCACCAGGGGATTGTAGAAGTCACGGATGATGCTGTTTGCAGACCAGCAGACAGGGATGAGCATGAGGATACCAGCCACCAGGAAGACCACACCCGATACCATGCTGACTTTGGCCTTGGTGTTCTCATCTTCTATGCAGTTGGTGCACTTGGCTCCCACAATACCAACAAGCATGGCCAGCAGGGCTACCAGTATACAGATGACAGTAAGGGCACGGGCAGCCTGCAAATCCTGAGGAAGAGCCAACATGGAGTCGTAGACCTTGCACTGCATCTGTCCAGTACTCTGCACAATGCAATTCATCCACAGTCCTTCCCAGATGATCTGTGCCACCACTATGTTGTTCCCAATGAAGGCAGTCACCCTCCACATGGGCATGGCACAGGTGATTATACATCCCACCCAGCCAATGATGGACATTGCCATGCCAAGGACTTGGAGACCAGTAGAAGCCATCTTTTACAGTGGAGAGTGGTCAAGGTGGAGAGATCTGAAAGACAATTAGCAACGTTAGAATGTTTCAATGTCCATCCATATAGTGATGTGTGATAGGCCCAGTTTATAATGGTAAAGGCTACCAGTTCTTGAGCACAATTTAGGAACAGATTCCGATAAGACACAAGCAGACAGCCTTATACCACAACATTTATTAGCTATGTGAGGCCTTGGGTTTAGGGAAACCACCAAACTACTCAAGTAGAACAATGGAGCAGACTGCCTGTCTAGGCCAGGTTAGGACCCAAAAAAAATGGGTCTCCATATTGGTTATGGTGGGTCACCATGACCCAGTGCTATTTTACCAAGCACTTCACACCATTTTGGATAGTGGTAAAATCAGTATCAGCTCCTGCCCATGGagtacacactcacatacactatggtcaatttaaaCAGAAGTTACCCTACCTTAAGTTTTTTGGACTCAGAAGATATCTGGACCAGACCCAAACAGGAGATTATAAAAAGGTGCATGCATACAGTGCCCAGGCTGGAACCAAACCCCAGGACCACATTGATGCAAAACTGCAGGGCACAAATGCCCAAGGACAGTGCCCTGGGTTCAGTTCCCGAAATCTACAGAGAATTGTTACGCTCTCACTGCATTTGCAAGGGATCCTTCCCACAATCTGAAAATTTACGGGGGGCAGGAGGCTCAATGAAGAAAATAGGAGAGTTGGGAAAAGTCAGGATGAAGGAAGCTTCTGTATTAaaggtggttcccctttaagttagccGTTAGTACGTTCTCGAGTACGTTCTCgaatagccaattctaatcaactttcaattggtcattatcattttatagttaaattatttgccttctgactctttccagctttcaagggggagggtcactgacctcatcaataaaataattgttctctaaggctacaaatgtattgttattttatattagtcaggtttctgttcaggcctctcctattccagtctcgtattcaaaccaatgcatggttgctagggcaatgtgGACcttaccaaccagattgctgaaattacaaactggagagctgctgaataaaaagccaaattaaacgacacataaaaaatgtaaaccaatgtCAAGTGTTCTCAGAtcacagcaaaggaattccaacggcacacaggactgtgagaaaccttcaaaaatttatttcaatgcggagtgcgatgcaacgtttcggggagtaaaaccaGTGTTCTCAGATCaccatcataaaaaaaataaaaaataaaggtgaaaCTCCCCTTTTAACTGTATTTTCTATGATAAAGTCTCCCCACCCTCCTAAAGTGACTggtgttgttggactacagctcccaccaCTCCcacagggatgctgggagttgtggatATAACAAGTTGATTCACTATGTAGAACCACACTGGGCCTGTAGGTGGCGCAATTGTATATTCATATTAATGTGCAGACACTAAGAAGTCTGATCTCCAGCTACTGAGAATTAGTGCATGGTATCCTGCAGTTAGAAATGCAATGTGCCTTGATCCCCCATGGAACTAAACACTGTATGGAATTTCACATGATCGCAATGGATAAGAGATACGAATAACCCAAATTCAATGCAAAGTCCAATGTTATACTCCAGCTGCTGCCTATAAACTGCAATTCTGCCGAGTGAGACATACAAGGCTGATGTACAACCAAAGCGGGTTTATAAAAACTAGACTCCTTACAGCACAAGGCTTATTTTATATaatccatcatttatttatataaatgggtTTTAGGTCCAGGGAACAGCATTCTGTTGTAAAACGTAATCCCCTCTTCTTTCCAGGACAGGCAGATTAGTATGGAGCATGCGGCAGGTGATTACCTTTAATGGCTCACCCAAAATAAATAGACTCTAAAGCCACTTTCTTTAGCCAAGGTTGCAGTTGGTTAGCCATAAAAGGGATCACTGCAGTTacccaataaaaattaataaagttACTCATTATTTGCTTAAAGAATAACCCCACTCTTCCCAATATACAATTAGTTGAATATCCAGTATCGGTGCCTTAATATTCACTGCTGGTTCCGACTCCTGAAacaaggtagcagaagccagaacTCCCGTTGCAAAgggtgtaatgaatgtatattggagcAGGAGGGGCCACTGAAGGGAACCATAGAAGTGGGTTTGGGAATATGTAGGGAGGAGAAGGTGGATATACATAGTGTAGGGAggaggatatttttttttctccctcccaCCCCAGCAGGTAACCTGATCATACAGGATTCCAGAGAGCACAAAGGGACAATGAATCCCACTCACAGTGGGCAAACAAAATGCCaaaccagcccccccccctttcatTCCTGCTGGATTTCCAACATTGGACTAAACACCCtcacaaacaaacaaagcagaGACCCCTCTCCCCTGTAGTATTTGGGGCTATTAAAGCTCCCCTGGGGCTAGCAGGTGCAGGGCAGTTAAAGGGATATGGGCAACAGCACCACAGGGGTTAAACATTATAATACCATCACAgccaaaagggtttttttttttttttacagtaactgGCCTATTCCTTTGTGGTTTAAAGCCATTTTTGGAGGGGTGGGCAGTTAAGTTGCAAACCATTAATGAAATTTTActttgtaacccatagcaaccactcagcagTTAGTTGTGCAATTAAGACTACTAAATAtgtccattcccccccccccaccagtagTTCTACCGACTGTTCCTACCAAGCCTATTACATTTGAAAGGTTGAGCACAGCCCCAAAACATACCCTAAAGAAATGATGGGCTAGTGGGGCCTTCCAGTAAAACTGCAACTTTCAATTGCCTAATGTCCCCCAAATGGCACAAGTCACTCAGTAATTGTCACTGCCAATCTTATCGTTGGAAGCAAAGCAAGTGCTGACACCTCCCACCCAACAGGTGAATATCTGCCTAATTAACTCACATATCCCACATACTGAACCTCTGACTCCCCAAACACCTTCTTATTGTCCCCCCCACAAAGTACCAAGGTAACCCCCATCCCAGGAGCCAAACTCCTAACTGGCAGAAACTTCTTACCTGCAGCAATGTCCAGCCAGCTACAATATCAGCTCCTCTTCAACCCCCAGGGGGTTTTATAGAAAGGTGCTCCCACCCCCATTGTGATGTCAGCAGCTGGGCACCAACAAGGCAAAGGTAGAAGCACAATGGGGGATGTGTAGAGACCTCCCACACCTGGGGGGAGAGTTTCACTGAAACCCCTGAGAGTGGGATGGGGAGGGGGTAGATCACGCATCCTATTTTGATTGTCAGCTTCTGGGGGGAGATGACTGTGTCTATGTCTATCAAGCACCTGTTTGGAAGCATAACCCATAAACATGTTGTTGTGTATTCTCTGTTTGTGTATTCAATGTTTGTGTATTCTCTGTAGCCTGGCCCAGCAAGGTGTGCTGCCACTATTGTGTAAACACACGGGAGCCAGCACAGGCAGCATCAACAGACACACATCAGAGTGATACACAGGGACACACACAGCAAAGTGATACACAGAGACACACATCAGAGTgatacacagagacacacacacatcagaGTGATACACAGGGACACACACAGCAAAGTGATACACAGAGACACACATCAGAGTGATacacagggacacacacacatcagAGTGATACACAGGGACACACATCAGAGTGATacacagggacacacacacatcagAGTGATACACAGGGACACACACATCAGAGTGATACACAGGGACACACACATCAGAGTGATACACAGGGACACACACATCAGAGTGATACACAGGGACACACACATCAGAGTGATACACAGGGACACACACATCAAAATGATACACAGGGACATACACAGCAAAGTgatacacagagacacacacaacaAAGTGATACACAGGGACACACACAGCAAAGTGATACACAAGGATAAAAGCATAACACTGAGATGCACGGATGTAAAATGCATATACACATGGATAGGAACAGCAGACAAGTCCAGAGGAATAAAGGGACTGGTAAACTGATATTAAGGGATAAAGGGACAGCACTGTATGAACATTTATGGTTTGAAGAAAAGGCAGAGAGATGAAACATGAATGATTAGCAGTAGAGCAgtgagtagtacaggtataaggaacaggaGGGGGTATGAGATAGAGCAGTGAGTAGTGTAGGTATAAGGAACAAGAGGGGGTATGAGGTAgagcagtgagtagtgcaggtataaggaacaggagggggtatgaggtagagcagtgagtagtgcaggtataTGGAACAAGAGGAGGTATGAGGTAGGGCAGTGAGTAGTGTAGGTATAAGGAACAAGAGGGGGTATGAGGTAgagcagtgagtagtgcaggtataaggaacaggagggggtatgagatagagcagtgagtagtgcaggtataAGGAACAAGAGGAGGTATGAGGTAgagcagtgagtagtgcaggtataaggaacaagagggggtatgaggtagagcagcgagtagtacaggtataaggaacaggagggggtatgaggtagagcagtgagtagtgcaggGAACAGTATGAGgagcagtgagtagtgcaggtataGGGAGGGGGTATGAGGGTAGAGCAGTAGGTATAAGGAACAGGAGGGGGTATGAGCAGTAAGGTAGGAACAAGAGGAGGAGGCAGTCAGGTATAAGGAGGGGGGTATGAGGTAgagcagtgagtagtgcaggtataAGGAACAAGAGGAGGTATGAGGTAgagcagtgagtagtgcaggtataaggaacaagagggggtatgaggtagagcagtgagtagtgcaggtataaggaacaggagggggtatgaggtagagcagtgagtagtacaggtataaggaacaggagggggtatgaggtagagcagtgagtagtgcaggtataaggaggagggggtatgaggtagagcagtgagtagtgcaggtataaggaacaggagggggtatgaggtagagcagtgagtagtgcaggtataaggaacaggagggggtatgaggtagagcagtgagtagcaggtataaggaacaggagggggtatgaggtagagcagtgagtagtgcaggtataAGGAACAGGAGGGGGTATGAGGTAGAACAgtgagtagtacaggtataaggaacaAGAGGGGGTATGAGGTAGAGCAGTGGTAGTGCAGTATAAGAACAGTATGAGGTAgagcagtgagtagtgcaggtataaggaacaggagggggtatgaggtagaacagtgagtagtgcaggtataTGGAACTGGAGGGAGTATGAGGCAgagcagtgagtagtgcaggtataTGGAACAGGAGGGGGTATGAGGCAGAGCAgtgagtagtacaggtataaggaacaggaggggtatgaggtagagcagtgagtagtacaggtataaggaaaaggagggggtatgaggtagagcagtgagtagtgcaggtataaggaacaggagggggtatgaggtagaacagtgagtagtgcaggtataaggaacaggagggggtatgaggtagagcagtgagtagtgcaggtataaggaacaggagggggttgaggtagagcagtgagtagtgcaggtataagaacaggagggggtatgaggtagacagtgagtagtgcaggtataAGGAACAGGAGGGGTATTGAGGTAGAGgcagtgagtagtgcaggtataAGGAACAGGAGGGGGGTATGAGGCAGAGCAgtgagtagtacaggtataaggaacaggaGGAGTATGAGGTAGAGCAGTGGGTAGTACAGGTATAAGGAAAAGGAGGGGTATGAGGTgagcagtgagtagtgcaggtataaggaacaggagggggtatgaggtagaacagtgagtagtgcaggtataAGGAACAGGAGGGGGTATGAGGTAGAGCAGTGAGTAGTGGCAGGTATAAAGGAACAGGAGGGGGTATGAGGTAgagcagtgagtagtgcaggtataAGGAACAGGAGGGAGTATGAGGTAGAAcagtgagtagtgcaggtataaggaacaggaaggggtatgaggtagagcagtgagtagtgcaggtataAGGAACAGGAGGGAGTATGA from the Xenopus laevis strain J_2021 chromosome 9_10L, Xenopus_laevis_v10.1, whole genome shotgun sequence genome contains:
- the cldn6.2.L gene encoding claudin 6, gene 2 L homeolog (The RefSeq protein has 1 substitution compared to this genomic sequence); the encoded protein is MASTGLQVLGMAMSIIGWVGCIITCAMPMWRVTAFIGNNIVVAQIIWEGLWMNCVVQSTGQMQCKVYDSMLALPQDLQAARALTVICILVALLAMLVGIVGAKCTNCIEDENTKAKVSMVSGVVFLVAGILMLIPVCWSANSIIRDFYNPLVVEAQKRELGAAIYIGWASSALMLLGGGLLCCSCPKKNDAPYSARYTAPSGPARSDYPSKNYV